The following proteins come from a genomic window of Archocentrus centrarchus isolate MPI-CPG fArcCen1 chromosome 3, fArcCen1, whole genome shotgun sequence:
- the traf6 gene encoding TNF receptor-associated factor 6, with the protein MSLMTVWKKKKEKTGNSVETKSSRIFTAEMACCESSKGSLEEDSYEGPVAGELSGCALAMLEKVQESLLSPSENPGAPLQGYDVEFDPPLESKYECPICLMALRNAIQTRCGHRFCKSCIEKSIRDTGQRCPVDNEMLSEDQLFPDNFAKREILSLTVRCPNLGCADKMELRHLEDHLVHCEFATVPCSQCQQSVRKSHLDEHITTECQRRPVSCPDCVACFVYEERELHQQQCPFASVTCQYCEMDLIRDQMESHCDTDCPKAPIACNFSIFGCKERMQRHNLAQHMQEFTQMHMRYMAEFLRGLSLNGTTPKPLRTLGPSLSSEDQGAAASVSACSGPRGAAALSCNNSCAPGPPSEEMQQRLREMDGRLVKQDHQLRELIILKDTHVGQLAELRRRVSVLEDTVKELEAQQCQGIFIWRLKGFSAHMRNQEAGMPVVEHSPGFYTGRPGYKLCLRLHLQTPNAPRCSNYISLFVHTMQGAFDGQLTWPFQGTIRLAILDQGPEGQHHMEAMETKPDLQAFQKPTIQRNPKGFGYVTFMHLSQLSQRAYVKDDTLLIRCEVTPRFDSMLHREGPAVQPRGPEAFVSRD; encoded by the exons ATGTCGTTGATGAcggtctggaaaaaaaaaaaagaaaaaacaggaaattctGTAGAAACCAAAAGCTCGAGAATTTTCACGGCCGAG ATGGCCTGCTGTGAAAGCAGTAAGGGAAGTTTGGAGGAGGACAGCTATGAAGGGCCTGTCGCAGGAGAGCTGTCTGGCTGTGCTTTGGCAATGCTGGAAAAGGTTCAGGAATCCCTTCTTAGCCCTTCGGAGAACCCCGGTGCCCCTCTTCAGGGCTACGATGTGGAGTTTGACCCCCCGCTAGAGAGTAAATATGAGTGCCCTATCTGCCTCATGGCTTTGAGGAATGCCATTCAGACACGATGTGGTCATCGTTTCTGCAAGAGCTGCATTGAGAAGTCCATCCG TGATACAGGTCAAAGGTGCCCCGTGGACAATGAAATGCTGTCAGAAGACCAACTGTTCCCTGATAACTTTGCCAAAAGGGAGATTCTGTCACTAACCGTTCGCTGCCCGAACTTGGGCTGTGCTGACAAGATGGAGCTTCGACATTTAGAG GATCATTTGGTGCATTGTGAGTTTGCTACCGTGCCTTGTTCACAGTGCCAGCAGTCTGTGAGAAAGAGCCACTTAGACGAACACATAACCACCGAGTGCCAAAGAAGACCCGTGTCATGTCCAGATTGTGTGGCATGCTTTGTTTATGAGGAGAGAGAG CTTCATCAGCAGCAGTGTCCCTTTGCCAGTGTAACGTGTCAGTACTGTGAGATGGACCTCATCAGAGACCAG ATGGAATCGCACTGTGACACAGATTGCCCAAAAGCCCCGATCGCCTGTAACTTCAGCATCTTTGGATGTAAGGAAAGG ATGCAACGCCACAACCTGGCTCAGCACATGCAGGAGTTCACACAGATGCATATGCGCTACATGGCTGAGTTTCTGCGTGGCCTTAGCCTCAATGGTACCACACCCAAACCCCTGAGGACATTAGGACCTTCACTTTCCTCAGAAGATCAAGGAGCTGCTGCATCAGTATCAGCCTGTAGTGGGcccagaggagctgcagctctaAGCTGCAATAACAGTTGTGCTCCAGGTCCGCCTAGCGAAGAGATGCAGCAGAGGCTCAGAGAGATGGATGGACGATTGGTGAAGCAGGATCACCAGCTCCGTGAACTCATCATCTTAAAAGACACTCAT gTGGGCCAACTAGCAGAGCTCCGGCGTAGGGTGTCGGTATTGGAGGACACAGTGAAAGAGCTGGAGGCCCAGCAATGCCAGGGTATCTTCATCTGGCGCCTCAAAGGTTTTTCAGCCCACATGCGGAACCAAGAAGCGGGCATGCCAGTGGTTGAGCACAGTCCCGGCTTCTACACAGGCCGTCCAGGCTACAAGCTGTGCCTGCGCTTACACCTGCAGACCCCCAATGCCCCTCGCTGCTCCAACTACATCTCCCTATTTGTGCACACCATGCAAGGAGCTTTTGACGGGCAGCTTACCTGGCCATTTCAAGGAACCATCCGGCTTGCCATCCTAGACCAGGGCCCTGAGGGTCAGCATCACATGGAGGCAATGGAGACTAAACCAGATCTGCAGGCCTTCCAGAAGCCGACAATTCAGCGAAACCCCAAAGGATTTGGCTACGTCACCTTCATGCACCTGTCGCAGCTGAGTCAGAGAGCTTACGTTAAAGATGACACTCTCCTTATCCGCTGTGAGGTGACACCACGTTTTGACAGTATGCTTCACCGTGAGGGACCAGCAGTACAGCCAAGAGGACCGGAGGCCTTTGTTTCAAGAGACTAA